A portion of the Trachemys scripta elegans isolate TJP31775 chromosome 9, CAS_Tse_1.0, whole genome shotgun sequence genome contains these proteins:
- the GJB1 gene encoding gap junction beta-1 protein, which translates to MNWAGLYTVVSGVNRHSTAIGRIWLSVIFIFRIMVLVVAAESVWGDEKSAFTCNTQQPGCNSVCYDHFFPISHVRLWALQLILVTTPALLVAMHVAYQQHQEKKLLVLTGHGDTKHLEEVKKHKMRISGSLWWTYICSVIFRLLFEAVFMYIFYMIYPGYQMIRLVKCEAYPCPNTVDCFISRPTEKTIFTVFMLATSGICIILNMAELVYLVVRACARRAQRDSNPTSGKSSLYGHKLSTEYKQNEINQLLTEQDGSLKDMLRRNPGLQEKSDRCSAC; encoded by the coding sequence ATGAATTGGGCAGGCCTCTACACAGTGGTGAGCGGTGTGAACCGCCATTCCACTGCCATCGGGCGCATCTGGCTTTCTGTCATCTTCATCTTCAGGATCATGGTGCTGGTGGTAGCAGCTGAGAGTGTCTGGGGGGATGAGAAATCTGCCTTCACTTGCAACACACAGCAGCCAGGTTGCAACAGCGTCTGCTACGACCACTTCTTCCCCATCTCCCACGTGCGCCTGTGGGCCCTGCAGCTGATCCTGGTCACCACACCCGCCCTGCTAGTGGCCATGCACGTGGCCTACCAGCAGCACCAGGAGAAGAAGCTGCTGGTGCTGACGGGGCACGGCGACACCAAGCACCTGGAGGAGGTGAAGAAGCACAAGATGCGCATCTCAGGCTCCCTGTGGTGGACGTACATCTGCAGTGTGATATTCCGACTCCTCTTCGAGGCTGTCTTCATGTACATCTTCTATATGATCTACCCTGGTTACCAGATGATCCGGCTGGTCAAGTGCGAGGCCTACCCATGCCCCAACACCGTCGACTGCTTCATCTCCCGGCCCACCGAGAAGACCATCTTCACTGTCTTCATGCTGGCCACCTCGGGCATCTGCATCATCCTCAACATGGCCGAGCTGGTGTACCTGGTGGTGCGGGCCTGTGCCCGCCGGGCCCAGCGGGACTCCAACCCCACATCGGGGAAGAGCTCCTTGTACGGCCACAAGCTCTCCACCGAGTACAAGCAGAACGAGATCAACCAGCTGCTGACGGAGCAGGACGGCTCCCTCAAGGACATGCTGCGCCGCAACCCGGGGCTGCAGGAGAAGAGTGATCGCTGCTCCGCCTGCTAG